From the genome of Mustela lutreola isolate mMusLut2 chromosome 16, mMusLut2.pri, whole genome shotgun sequence, one region includes:
- the LOC131817687 gene encoding LOW QUALITY PROTEIN: nuclear transcription factor Y subunit beta-like (The sequence of the model RefSeq protein was modified relative to this genomic sequence to represent the inferred CDS: inserted 2 bases in 1 codon; substituted 1 base at 1 genomic stop codon): MTTSGDSATTDASLLGMAAHYMGRSHYVIQSHDDTEHSVNDHEDTNSSKHSFRERDIYLPTANVARIMKNVIPQMGKVVKXAKDCFQEXVSELISFVTSEAKERCHQEKRRTIKREEILFAMLTSGCGGSVELLKLSFQKFREAMKGEKGVGGRLRATDGLSEGLTEGQQQNIMFMQCHISGVQQIQFSGSEEMVAWGGEKLKSV, translated from the exons ATGACAACCAGTGGCGATAGCGCTACGACAGATGCTTCTCTACTAGGCATGGCTGCACACTACATGGGAAGAAGCCACTATGTGATTCAGTCTCATGATGACACTGAGCACAGCGTGAATGATCATGAAGACACAAATAGTTCAAAACACAGTTTCAGAGAACGCGATATCTATCTTCCAACTGCAAATGTAGCAAGGATAATGAAAAATGTCATACCTCAAATGGGAAAGGTTGTAAA TGCCAAGGACTGTTTTCAAGAATGAGTAAGTGAGCTCATCAGCTTTGTAACATCTGAAGCAAAGGAAAGATGCCATCAAGAGAAACGGAGGACAATCAAGCGAGAAGAAATTCTCTTTGCCATGCTGACCTCAGGTTGTGGTGGTTCTGTTGAACTTCTAAAATTATCCTTTCAGAAATTCAGAGAGGCtatgaaaggagagaaaggagttgGTGGAAGACTCAGAGCTACAGATGGACTAAGTGAAGGACTTACAGAGGGTCAACAACAAAATATTATGTTTATGCAATGTCATATTTCTGGTGTTCAACAAATTCAGTTTTCAGGGTCTGAAGAAATGGTGGCATGGGGTGGAGAGAAGCTTAAGTCTGTATGA